The stretch of DNA TTAAAGGAGGTGATGGCACCCGGCACGATATCAACAAAGTTTTACCCAAGATTGATCAATTGACCCACTAGACTTTTAATAAAACGAAATTTTTTAAGAAGGAGAAAAAATGCAAAAGAAACTGTTAGCTGTAATTGCTGTTATTATGGCGCTGGCTATGGTTTTGACCGCGTGTGAACCGGCTGCAGTCCTTGAACCTGAAAAAATCATTGAGACCGTTGTCGAAACCGTTGTCGAAACGGTTGAGGTTGAGGTTCCGGTCGAGGTTCCGGTTGAGGTCGAGGTTCCGGTTGAGGTCGTTCCCGAAGTCGCGGAATCGACCCGCAAGGGTGGCTGGTTCGATACCATCATCGTGATCGAAGAGCCCAACACCGACGCCGCCATTACCCGCCTTGAGGTTGAGGAAATTGACATCTTTGTCTATACTGTTTCCAACCCCGAAGCAGCTGCAAAAGTCGAAGCTGCCCCCAACCTCGATTCATACGGTTCCTCAGGTTCCTACAATGAGCTGAGCTTCAACACCACTGGCCCCGTTTGGGAAAATGGCAAACTGAATCCCTTCGGCGTGGCAAAAATTCGCGAAGCCATGAACATGCTCATTGATCGCGATTACATGGTGCAGGAAATCGTTGGTGGTTTGGGCACACCCCGCTGGACCACTTTCAACAGCGCCTCCAATGACGCGGCTGCCTTTGCTGCTGAAATCCGCGCTATCGAGTTGAAGTACGCTTACAACAAAGACCTGGCTGCTGAACTCATTGGCGAAGAGATGGAAGCCCTGGGCGCGAAACTGGAAGGCGGCAAGTGGACCTATGAAGGTGAACCCGTCGAGATCAGCGTCCTGATTCGCATTGAAGATGAGCGTATGCAAATTGGTGACTACGTTTCCAACCAGCTTGAGGACATTGGCTTCACTGTAATCCGCGATTACAAATCTGCTGCTGATGCATCACCGATCTGGTACAGCGGCGACCCGAATGACGGCCTGTTCCACATCTACACCGGCGGCTGGATCACCACTGTGATTCCACGTGACCTGGGTGACAACTTTGCCTTCTTCTACACCGATTTAGGCTTGCCGGCTCCCCTGTGGATGAACTACGAAAACGATCCCGAGTTCTACGATGTTGCTGAAAAGCTTGCCTACCAGGACTTCACCTCACTCGAAGAACGCGCAGAACTGATTGAAAAAGCCCTTAATCTGGCAATGGAGGATTCTGCACGCCTGTGGCTGTATGACCAGAAATCCATCACCCCCAAGCAGAAGAACATCTCCGCTGCGGCTGACCTGTACGGCAACGTTGGCGGTGGCTACTTATGGGCGCTGACCATCCAGCGCGCTGGCGAAGAGGGCGGTTCTCTGACCATTGCGATGCCCAGCATTCTCACCGAGCCCTGGAACCCGATCGCTGGCTCCAACTGGATTTATGATATGACCCTGATCCGTGGCACCTCGGAATCGGCGACCTATCCCGATCCCTTCACCGGTCTGGCCCTGCCGAACCGCATTACCCATGCCGAAGTTGTGGTTGAAGAAGGTCTGCCCGTCTTCCAGAATTTGGATTGGGCTGAGCTGACCTACGCCCCTGAGATCCTCGTTCCCGAGGATGCCTGGGCTGACTGGGATCCCGTTGAAATGCGCTTCATCACCGTTGGTGAAAAGCACGCTGCTGCTGTTGAAGCTGCTGAAGCTGCAGCCGCAGAAGCTGAAGAGGGTGAGGAAGTTGAAATCCCCGGACCCGTCACCGCTCTGCGCAAGAGCGTTGCCTACTACCAGGAAGACCTGTTTGATGTGGTCAAGTGGCACGATGGCAGCCCGTTCTCTGTGGGTGACATCCTGATGGGTATCATCCTGACCTTTGATCGTGGTAAAGCAGACAGCGCCATCTATGATGCAGCGGCTGCCCCGACATTACGTTCGTTCTTGGGCTCATTCAAGGGCGTTAAGATCGTGTCTACCGATCCACTGGTCATCGAGACCTATTCCGATGTTTACTACCAGGATGCTGAATTGAACGTGAACACCTGGTGGCCCTATTACGACCAGGGTCCTGGCGCCTGGCACAACCTCTACCTTGGCATTTTGGCTGAAGCCGACCACGAAGCGGTCTTCTCACAGGCAAAATCTGCTGAGCTGGATGTGGATCGCCTGAGCTACATCGCTGGTCCCACGGTTGAGATCATGAAAGCCAAGTTAGACCAATGGACGGAAGAAGGCGGCATGCCTTACGAACCGATCTTCAGCCAGTTTGTTGATGAGGCTGAGGTTGCTGAACGTCTTGCTAACCTGACCGAATGGTTCCGCCGTTACGGGCACTTCTGGCTTGGCACCGGTCCTTACTACCTGCAGCGCGCCTTCCCGGTTGAGGGTACCGTTATCCTGAATAACAACCCCTTCTTCCCGGATCTGGCTTCCCGCTGGAACCGCTTTGCGAATGCGCCCATCCCGGTCGTTGAAGTTGATGGCTCCGCACGCGTGACCATTGGTGACGAAGAGGTTTACGAAGTTACAGTGACCTTTGAGGGTGCACCCTATGCCCTGGAAGATATCGAAACCGTGAACTTCCTGGTGGTCGATGCCAATAACCAGATTGCCCATGTGGGTAAGGCTGTTGGCAAAGAAGACGGTCTCTTCGAGATTGTTCTGACACCTGAGATCACCGGCGCCCTGTCAGCAGGCTCCAACTCGCTTGAGGTTGTGGTTGTTTCCAAGCTTGTGGCAGTTCCTGTTTCTGATGGGCTCACATTCGTGACCGTTGACTAGTAAACAAGTTTTTTAGCCTATGATTACTGGGGGCGCGGTGTACGCCACGCCCCCAGTATCCTTAATTTATTGATCTGTTTGACGAAAGCGAGATACGCTATGACAGATACCACTTATTCATCTGAAGAAATTGCACCGCCGGCAGAAACATTGAAAAAGAAATCAAATGCAGCACTAAGACTGCTTCGCTATACCGTAGGAAAATTCTTTTCCCTCTTTTTGGCGGTGTTGATTGGGATGTATCTGGTGATTTTAATTGCCAATATGGGCGGTTATGTTGACCAGATCATGAAAGCCCAGATTCGGGATGGCATTGGTTTGCAGGTCAGTATGGACCCGGAGCTCAGACGACGACCTCCAGAGGAACGCCAACAATTGATTAATGAGCTGGTGGCGGTCGAAGAACATCGGCTGGGTTTAGATAAACCCTTTATCACAAGAAGCTTTCGCTTTTTGTACAACGCCATGACATTGAATCTTGGACGGGCACAACACCTGACCAGTGATAGTGGCTCAGCAAGTGTGCGCCTGATCATTTTAGAACGTTTGCCTCCGACTTTATTATTCATGTCAATCGCCAGTTTCAGTCTGTTCTTTTTAAGTCTTGTCTTCGCATTGTTCTTATCCAGAAATTATGGCAGTTTCGTTGATAAGCTGGTGATTGCGCTCTCCCCCACTTCCTCGGCGCCGCCCTGGTTTTATGGCATCTTCTTACTGCTGATTTTTGCTGCGCTTTTAGGCTGGCTGCCTTTTGGTGGTATGGTCGATGCGCCACCCCCGGAAGACCCCATCAAGTATGCGCTCAGCCTGGGGCGTCACCTTGTTTTGCCTGTCGCCGCCTGGCTGATCAGCGGCTTTTTTGCCAGTGTGTACTCCGAGCGGACATTCTTCCTGATCTTTTCAATGGAAGACTATGTTGAACTGGCGCGAGCCAAGGGACTATCGGCACGAGATGTCGAACGGCGTTATATCCTGCGTCCAACATTGCCCAACATTATTACCAGCTTCGCTTTAATGTTGATCGGTCTGTGGCAGGGCGCTCTCCTCACCGAGACGATTTTCAACTGGCCCGGTTTGGGACGCATGCTCTACCGGGGTGTACAGACATTTGATACGCCGGTAATTATTGGATCGAATGTGATCTACGCTTATTTACTGGCCATTACGGTCTTTATCTTAGATTTTATTTACGCACTGGTTGACCCCCGTGTGCGTATGGGAAGTGGAGGGCCGAAAGCATGAAGAGTTTCATCGACAACATTAAACAATTCCCCTCTGCCATTTTTGGCTCGATTATGATCATCCTCCTGG from Brevefilum fermentans encodes:
- a CDS encoding ABC transporter substrate-binding protein, with the translated sequence MQKKLLAVIAVIMALAMVLTACEPAAVLEPEKIIETVVETVVETVEVEVPVEVPVEVEVPVEVVPEVAESTRKGGWFDTIIVIEEPNTDAAITRLEVEEIDIFVYTVSNPEAAAKVEAAPNLDSYGSSGSYNELSFNTTGPVWENGKLNPFGVAKIREAMNMLIDRDYMVQEIVGGLGTPRWTTFNSASNDAAAFAAEIRAIELKYAYNKDLAAELIGEEMEALGAKLEGGKWTYEGEPVEISVLIRIEDERMQIGDYVSNQLEDIGFTVIRDYKSAADASPIWYSGDPNDGLFHIYTGGWITTVIPRDLGDNFAFFYTDLGLPAPLWMNYENDPEFYDVAEKLAYQDFTSLEERAELIEKALNLAMEDSARLWLYDQKSITPKQKNISAAADLYGNVGGGYLWALTIQRAGEEGGSLTIAMPSILTEPWNPIAGSNWIYDMTLIRGTSESATYPDPFTGLALPNRITHAEVVVEEGLPVFQNLDWAELTYAPEILVPEDAWADWDPVEMRFITVGEKHAAAVEAAEAAAAEAEEGEEVEIPGPVTALRKSVAYYQEDLFDVVKWHDGSPFSVGDILMGIILTFDRGKADSAIYDAAAAPTLRSFLGSFKGVKIVSTDPLVIETYSDVYYQDAELNVNTWWPYYDQGPGAWHNLYLGILAEADHEAVFSQAKSAELDVDRLSYIAGPTVEIMKAKLDQWTEEGGMPYEPIFSQFVDEAEVAERLANLTEWFRRYGHFWLGTGPYYLQRAFPVEGTVILNNNPFFPDLASRWNRFANAPIPVVEVDGSARVTIGDEEVYEVTVTFEGAPYALEDIETVNFLVVDANNQIAHVGKAVGKEDGLFEIVLTPEITGALSAGSNSLEVVVVSKLVAVPVSDGLTFVTVD
- a CDS encoding ABC transporter permease; the encoded protein is MTDTTYSSEEIAPPAETLKKKSNAALRLLRYTVGKFFSLFLAVLIGMYLVILIANMGGYVDQIMKAQIRDGIGLQVSMDPELRRRPPEERQQLINELVAVEEHRLGLDKPFITRSFRFLYNAMTLNLGRAQHLTSDSGSASVRLIILERLPPTLLFMSIASFSLFFLSLVFALFLSRNYGSFVDKLVIALSPTSSAPPWFYGIFLLLIFAALLGWLPFGGMVDAPPPEDPIKYALSLGRHLVLPVAAWLISGFFASVYSERTFFLIFSMEDYVELARAKGLSARDVERRYILRPTLPNIITSFALMLIGLWQGALLTETIFNWPGLGRMLYRGVQTFDTPVIIGSNVIYAYLLAITVFILDFIYALVDPRVRMGSGGPKA